One Deltaproteobacteria bacterium genomic region harbors:
- a CDS encoding TetR/AcrR family transcriptional regulator: MIVSMESCALGGWPGRNSATDMSARKARPMAASKRRFVVSDIVGRSSFRTIRSYNLQYDRMARAPSDLTSAARIRNAALQAFAAQGVAGTSIRDVAKAAAVSPGLVQHHFRSKAGLRRAVDDFVVGRAIEVFGDPVRGTSPGEDARQLGARIAEFIRRNPAVFAYIGRSLLEGDAPGGALLERLLVLARAQVDQLAAEKLLRPDIDRDWAALHVILINIGAFLIEPTLRRHLGASLLSAEGLARMERATTALFLKGIYRPPRRKRPGRR; the protein is encoded by the coding sequence GTGATCGTCTCGATGGAATCCTGCGCCTTGGGCGGCTGGCCGGGGAGGAACAGCGCCACCGACATGAGCGCCAGGAAGGCGAGGCCCATGGCCGCCTCGAAGCGCCGCTTCGTTGTGTCCGACATCGTTGGACGTTCCTCGTTCCGGACGATACGATCGTATAATCTACAATACGATCGTATGGCAAGAGCCCCCTCAGACCTCACCAGCGCAGCCCGCATCCGGAACGCCGCACTGCAGGCGTTCGCTGCGCAGGGGGTCGCCGGGACGTCGATCCGTGATGTGGCGAAGGCGGCTGCGGTCTCCCCCGGCCTCGTCCAGCACCACTTCCGCTCGAAGGCGGGGCTCCGTCGCGCGGTCGACGATTTCGTCGTGGGGCGGGCGATCGAGGTGTTCGGCGATCCCGTGCGCGGGACATCACCTGGGGAGGACGCGCGCCAGCTCGGCGCGCGCATCGCGGAGTTCATCCGGAGGAACCCGGCCGTCTTCGCGTATATCGGCCGCTCGCTGCTCGAGGGCGATGCACCTGGCGGCGCGCTGTTGGAGCGGTTGCTCGTCCTGGCGCGGGCACAGGTCGATCAGCTCGCGGCCGAGAAGCTGCTGCGGCCAGACATTGATCGTGACTGGGCCGCGCTGCATGTCATCCTGATCAACATCGGCGCGTTCCTGATCGAACCCACCCTGCGGCGGCACCTCGGCGCCTCCCTCCTCAGCGCGGAGGGGCTTGCCCGCATGGAACGCGCCACGACCGCGCTCTTCCTGAAGGGGATCTACCGCCCGCCCCGCCGGAAGCGCCCAGGCCGCCGGTGA
- a CDS encoding PPOX class F420-dependent oxidoreductase translates to MIRQAVLPVALFGLFAAGCARLGHDGVHAARPDGGHTPQHIATRGTIPPEFLDLVTTKKAFANLATVMPNGGPQVTPIWFDFDGKYIRVNSARGRVKDKNMRRDPRVALSILDPDNPYRYLEIRGKVIRITEDGAVAHTDLLARKYLSVERNPSRRPDQVRVMYVIEPRRVAGQG, encoded by the coding sequence ATGATTCGTCAGGCCGTCCTTCCGGTCGCGTTGTTCGGACTCTTCGCTGCCGGCTGTGCCCGCCTCGGCCATGACGGCGTCCACGCTGCGCGGCCGGACGGTGGCCACACGCCCCAGCACATCGCCACACGAGGCACGATACCGCCCGAGTTCCTCGATCTCGTCACCACGAAGAAGGCGTTCGCCAATCTCGCCACCGTGATGCCGAACGGCGGCCCGCAGGTGACGCCGATCTGGTTCGATTTCGACGGCAAGTACATCCGTGTCAACTCGGCGCGCGGGCGGGTGAAGGACAAGAACATGCGTCGCGATCCCCGCGTCGCCCTCTCGATCCTCGATCCCGACAACCCGTATCGCTACCTTGAGATACGTGGGAAGGTCATCAGGATCACCGAGGACGGCGCCGTCGCCCATACGGACCTGCTCGCCCGGAAGTACCTGAGCGTGGAGCGCAATCCGAGCCGGCGGCCCGACCAAGTGCGGGTCATGTACGTCATCGAGCCGCGGCGGGTGGCGGGGCAAGGGTGA
- a CDS encoding DoxX family protein: MREDRTGRSPHGPRAVILTRLLVGLVFFEEGIQKFLFPAVMGTGRFARIGIPAPEVMGPFVGGVEIACGALLVLGLLTRLATVPLLVDITVAILSTKVPILLGHGYGPFTLPQQTRYGFWSMASEARTDFAMLVGLLFLLIVGAGPWSLDVLRSTSSSALPGTLP; this comes from the coding sequence ATGCGCGAAGACCGAACGGGGCGATCTCCGCACGGCCCTCGGGCGGTGATCCTCACTCGCCTGCTCGTCGGGCTCGTGTTCTTCGAGGAGGGGATTCAGAAGTTCCTCTTCCCTGCCGTGATGGGGACGGGGCGTTTTGCTCGGATCGGCATTCCGGCGCCCGAGGTGATGGGACCGTTCGTCGGCGGGGTCGAGATCGCCTGCGGCGCGCTGCTGGTGCTCGGGCTTCTGACCCGGCTGGCAACGGTTCCCCTGCTCGTGGACATCACGGTGGCGATCCTCTCGACCAAGGTCCCCATCCTCCTCGGCCACGGCTACGGTCCCTTCACGCTGCCCCAACAGACGCGCTACGGCTTCTGGAGCATGGCGTCGGAGGCGCGCACCGACTTCGCGATGCTCGTGGGCCTGCTGTTCCTGCTGATCGTGGGCGCCGGCCCGTGGTCCCTCGACGTCCTGCGGTCCACGAGCTCGTCTGCCTTACCCGGCACCCTGCCGTGA
- a CDS encoding nitroreductase family deazaflavin-dependent oxidoreductase — protein sequence MAVRPFDPATQQMPFKALLDRVFRTRWGTWVAINVGQRIDPYLMRATRGRVRISFTAPTILLSHTGAKTGKRRTTPLLYFTDAANVVLIASKGGAPQHPAWYHNLKAHPEVEASTDGRPERYVAREAEGAERDRLWRLAMKLYSGYEEYQARATNRRIPVIVLEPAKR from the coding sequence ATGGCGGTTCGCCCGTTCGATCCAGCCACCCAGCAGATGCCGTTCAAGGCCCTTCTGGATCGCGTCTTCAGGACGCGCTGGGGCACCTGGGTCGCGATCAACGTCGGCCAGCGAATCGACCCGTATCTCATGCGCGCCACGCGCGGCCGGGTCCGCATCAGCTTCACGGCGCCGACCATCCTCCTGAGTCACACCGGAGCAAAGACCGGCAAGCGGCGCACTACGCCGCTCCTGTACTTCACTGATGCTGCAAACGTGGTGCTCATCGCCTCTAAAGGCGGGGCGCCGCAGCATCCCGCCTGGTATCACAACCTGAAGGCGCACCCGGAGGTCGAAGCCTCCACGGACGGTCGGCCCGAGCGGTACGTCGCCCGCGAGGCCGAAGGTGCCGAGCGCGACCGTCTCTGGAGACTCGCGATGAAGCTCTACTCCGGCTACGAGGAATACCAGGCGCGGGCGACGAATCGCCGCATTCCGGTCATCGTGCTCGAACCTGCCAAGCGCTAA
- a CDS encoding MAPEG family protein: protein MTIDLAMLTASAVLTGCLVLPYGFAMWTQWRIVDVLGNRENPPPLPPWAERARRAHQNMLENFPHFAALVLVAHVSGLSNAQTALGATLFLWARVVHAVVYTTGVWRLRALAYFAGVGGEILILVRLLSAA, encoded by the coding sequence ATGACGATCGACCTCGCGATGCTGACGGCGAGCGCCGTGCTTACGGGGTGCCTCGTCCTCCCGTACGGCTTCGCCATGTGGACGCAGTGGCGCATCGTCGACGTCCTCGGGAACCGGGAGAACCCGCCACCCCTACCGCCGTGGGCCGAGCGGGCGCGGCGCGCGCACCAAAACATGCTCGAGAACTTCCCGCACTTCGCCGCGCTTGTCCTCGTCGCGCACGTGAGCGGCCTGTCGAACGCACAGACCGCCCTCGGCGCCACCCTGTTCCTCTGGGCGCGCGTCGTGCACGCCGTCGTCTACACGACGGGGGTGTGGCGACTGCGGGCGCTCGCGTATTTCGCGGGGGTGGGCGGGGAGATCCTGATCCTCGTGCGGTTGCTGTCGGCCGCGTAG
- the chrA gene encoding chromate efflux transporter encodes MSAPAAGSPAHVAPERRAARLRELAAVFLRLGLTAFGGPAAHIAMMEDEAVVRRQWLTPQRFLDLLGAANLLPGPSSSEMAIYLGYVRAGWLGLIVGGVCFVVPAALLVAALAWMYTRFGALPQTAGVLYGIRPVVVAIIVQAVWRLGRAGVKDVASVVVGVAAAALSLAGLAPVAVLLVSGITIAVARGMRAVGTGSVPALLPISPVVAAGAIGTPVTLPSVFLVFLKIGALVFGSGYVLLAFLRADLVERLHWLTEHQLLDAVAVGQVTPGPVFTTATFIGYLLAGWTGAAVATLAIFLPAFLLVAASGPFVPRLRQSGLVASILDGVTVGALALMAVVTWQLGRVAVVDLGTAALLVASAILLRFRLNSTWLIVAGAGLGMILSIVRAH; translated from the coding sequence GTGAGCGCGCCGGCCGCCGGCAGCCCAGCGCACGTCGCCCCGGAGCGCCGAGCGGCGCGGCTGCGCGAACTCGCAGCGGTCTTCCTACGCCTGGGTCTCACCGCCTTCGGCGGTCCTGCCGCCCACATCGCCATGATGGAAGACGAGGCGGTCGTCCGCCGGCAGTGGCTCACGCCCCAGCGCTTTCTCGACCTGCTCGGCGCCGCCAACCTCCTCCCCGGGCCGAGCTCGAGCGAGATGGCGATCTACCTCGGCTACGTGCGCGCCGGCTGGCTCGGGCTGATCGTCGGGGGCGTCTGCTTCGTCGTCCCGGCTGCGCTGCTCGTCGCGGCTCTCGCGTGGATGTACACGCGGTTCGGCGCGTTGCCGCAGACAGCGGGCGTGCTCTACGGCATCCGGCCGGTCGTCGTGGCGATCATCGTCCAGGCGGTGTGGCGGCTCGGGCGGGCCGGCGTCAAGGATGTCGCGTCGGTCGTGGTCGGTGTGGCCGCCGCCGCGCTGAGCCTCGCCGGGCTGGCACCCGTGGCGGTGCTGCTCGTCTCGGGCATCACCATCGCCGTGGCGCGGGGGATGCGAGCGGTCGGCACGGGAAGCGTCCCCGCGCTGTTGCCGATCTCGCCGGTCGTCGCGGCAGGGGCCATCGGCACGCCGGTAACGCTGCCGAGCGTGTTCCTCGTCTTCCTGAAGATCGGCGCGCTGGTCTTCGGCAGCGGGTACGTGCTGCTGGCATTCCTGCGCGCCGATCTGGTCGAACGGCTGCACTGGCTCACCGAGCACCAGTTGCTCGACGCGGTGGCGGTCGGACAGGTGACGCCGGGACCCGTCTTCACGACGGCCACCTTCATCGGCTACCTGCTCGCGGGCTGGACCGGCGCGGCCGTCGCCACGCTCGCCATCTTCCTGCCCGCCTTCCTCCTCGTCGCCGCCAGCGGTCCCTTCGTGCCGCGCCTGCGGCAGTCCGGCCTCGTAGCGTCGATCCTCGATGGCGTGACGGTCGGCGCCCTCGCGCTCATGGCCGTTGTCACGTGGCAGTTGGGCCGGGTAGCGGTCGTGGACCTCGGGACGGCGGCGCTGCTCGTCGCGAGCGCCATCCTCCTCCGCTTCCGGCTGAATTCGACGTGGCTGATCGTGGCCGGTGCGGGACTCGGGATGATTCTCAGCATCGTCCGAGCACACTGA